The DNA segment TCCTAAAGAAATAAGAAGAAGGGTAAATGAAGCTTTGGAAAAAGTTGGGCTTAGCCATAAAAAAGATAAATTCCCTAAAGAACTATCCGGTGGAGAGCAACAAAGGGTTGGCATAGCCAGGGCAATTGTTAAAGAACCCCTTTTAATATTAGCAGATGAGCCAACGGGAAATTTAGACCGGGATAATGCTTTACAGATCATGGAACTTTTCCAAAAAATAAATAAAGAAGGAACAACTGTTGTAATTGCCACCCATGCTTGGGACCTTGTAGATCTTATGCAAAAAAGGGTTGTGGCATTATCAGGAGGTATGTTAACTAGGGACGGTCAGGGAGGTTACAGCAATGAATAGATATGCCTTTTATTATAGTTTTAAACAAAGTGTACAATCCCTAACGAGGAACTCATGGCTTGCAGGAATTACCTCTGGTCTTATTGCTATTTCACTGGTAATATTAGGGGGATTTTTATTACTTACCGTCAATGTCAATCAATTTATGTTTAATATTCAATCTAATGTGGAAATAGGTGTATTCTTAAAAGATAATATAGATCTTCAAGATATAGAAAACAAAATTTCAGCAATACCCCATGTGGTAAGTTATTCTTATATTCCAAAGGAACAGGGTTTAAAGGATTTTGCAAAAACCTTGGGGGATCCAACTCTAGTTAAAGATTTAGAAGGAGAAAACAACCCTTTGCCAGATTTAATCAGGATTCGAGTTTCAGACCCAGAAAAAGTAGCTTCTGTAGCTGAAACCATTAGGTTATACCCTGAAGTAGAAATGGTGGATTATGGAGAGGAATTAGTTAGTAAAGTAATTCAAATTACCCGTAAATTAAACACCCTCCTTTTAGCACTGAGTATTTCCATCGCCTTTGGAGCAGTGTTTTTAATTGTAACAATTATTCGTTTATCTGTAGTAGCCCGTCAAGAGGAAGTAACTGTGATGAAATATCTAGGTGCCAGTGATAATTATATTAAGTTCCCTTTCTTAATGGAAGGAATGGTAATGGGCTGGACGGGAACACTATTAGCAGTTATAGTATTAGCCCTATTATATAGTCAATTAGT comes from the Anaerobranca gottschalkii DSM 13577 genome and includes:
- the ftsE gene encoding cell division ATP-binding protein FtsE, with protein sequence MIEIKNASKVYNGSNVPALEEISLKVEPGEFVFLVGPSGAGKSTLIKLIFREQLPTKGQIFFRGKDIAQYTKKELLEHRRHIGMVFQDYKLIKGKTVFENVAFALEVLGRPPKEIRRRVNEALEKVGLSHKKDKFPKELSGGEQQRVGIARAIVKEPLLILADEPTGNLDRDNALQIMELFQKINKEGTTVVIATHAWDLVDLMQKRVVALSGGMLTRDGQGGYSNE
- the ftsX gene encoding permease-like cell division protein FtsX, producing the protein MNRYAFYYSFKQSVQSLTRNSWLAGITSGLIAISLVILGGFLLLTVNVNQFMFNIQSNVEIGVFLKDNIDLQDIENKISAIPHVVSYSYIPKEQGLKDFAKTLGDPTLVKDLEGENNPLPDLIRIRVSDPEKVASVAETIRLYPEVEMVDYGEELVSKVIQITRKLNTLLLALSISIAFGAVFLIVTIIRLSVVARQEEVTVMKYLGASDNYIKFPFLMEGMVMGWTGTLLAVIVLALLYSQLVASLKGDALTLLFQPVTDTGRILPIFIGLSVVGTIVGGFGSIISIRKYLRV